Proteins from a genomic interval of Drosophila melanogaster chromosome 2R:
- the Galphao gene encoding G protein alpha subunit o, isoform J — translation MSEYDQVLHEDETTNRMQESLKLFDSICNNKWFTDTSIILFLNKKDLFEEKIRKSPLTICFPEYTGGQEYGEAAAYIQAQFEAKNKSTSKEIYCHMTCATDTNNIQFVFDAVTDVIIANNLRGCGLY, via the exons GATCAAGTCTTGCATGAGGATGAAACCACG AACCGCATGCAAGAGTCGCTGAAACTGTTTGACTCGATCTGTAACAACAAATGGTTCACGGACACCTCGATTATTCTATTCCTGAACAAGAAGGATTTGTTCGAGGAGAAGATTCGCAAGAGTCCCCTGACGATTTGCTTCCCCGAATACACAG GTGGACAGGAGTACGGCGAGGCGGCTGCTTACATTCAGGCTCAATTTGAAGCGAAAAACAAATCAACCTCAAAAGAAATCTACTGCCACATGACGTGTGCCACAGATACCAATAACATTCAGTTTGTATTCGATGCTGTCACCGATGTCATCATAGCAAACAACCTGCGCGGCTGTGGACTGTACTAA